In one window of Gossypium hirsutum isolate 1008001.06 chromosome A01, Gossypium_hirsutum_v2.1, whole genome shotgun sequence DNA:
- the LOC107925498 gene encoding protein trichome birefringence-like 12 — MPTKLYSSIFPSIFFLSLIFLFLYSTFLPLYTNNDSSSVPTNKFLPSSSPPCNLFKGHWVLDSTKGKPFYDDTCPFHRNAWNCLKNKRDNMGIINSWKWVPKDCKLERVDPWRFLGLMRNRNIGFVGDSLNENFLVSFLCILRVADEGAKKWKKKGAWRGAYFPKYNVTVAYHRAVLLAKYKWNPKQSVVSDEDELKGIYRVDVDILADEWSSIADFYHVLVFNTGHWWGYDKFPKETPLVFYRHGRPISPPLGLLNGFKVVLENMVHHIQKEVPKNTLKFWRLQSPRHFYGGDWNQNGSCLFDRPLEEDQLDLWFDPSNNGVNKEARTLNHLIKEAVQGTDIQLLDLTHLSEFRADAHPAIWLGKKDAVSIWGQDCMHWCLPGLPDTWVDILVQLIHNSFETG; from the exons ATGCCTACAAAGCTCTATTCTTCAATCTTCCCATCTATCTTCTTTCTTTCCCTCATTTTTCTCTTCCTTTACTCCACTTTCCTCCCTCTTTATACCAATAATGACTCCTCTTCAGTGCCCACTAACAAGTTCCTTCCTTCATCCTCTCCTCCTTGTAACCTTTTCAAGGGCCATTGGGTTTTAGACTCCACCAAAGGCAAGCCTTTCTACGATGACACTTGCCCCTTTCATCGAAACGCCTGGAATTGTCTTAAGAACAAGAGGGACAACATGGGGATAATCAATTCCTGGAAATGGGTACCCAAAGATTGCAAATTGGAGAGGGTTGATCCCTGGAGGTTCTTGGGTTTGATGAGGAATAGGAATATTGGGTTTGTTGGGGATTCTTTGAATGAGAACTTTTTGGTGTCTTTTTTGTGCATTCTTAGAGTGGCTGATGAAGGTGCTAAAAAGTGGAAGAAAAAGGGTGCTTGGAGAGGAGCTTATTTTCCCAAGTATAATGTCACGGTTGCCTATCATAGGGCTGTCTTGCTTGCCAAAtacaa GTGGAATCCGAAACAATCTGTGGTTTCTGATGAAGATGAACTAAAAGGAATATACCGAGTGGATGTAGATATTCTGGCAGATGAATGGAGCAGCATTGCTGACTTTTATCATGTTCTTGTTTTTAACACTGGGCATTG GTGGGGCTATGATAAATTCCCAAAAGAGACACCTCTTGTCTTTTATCGGCATGGACGACCAATAAGTCCCCCATTGGGATTATTGAATGGCTTTAAAGTTGTTCTTGAAAATATGGTTCACCACATTCAAAAGGAGGTTCCTAAGAACACTCTCAAGTTCTGGCGGTTGCAATCACCAAGACATTTTTATGGTGGCGATTGGAATCAAAATGGTAGTTGCTTGTTTGACAGACCCCTTGAAGAAGACCAG CTTGATTTGTGGTTTGATCCCAGCAACAATGGAGTGAATAAGGAAGCAAGGACACTTAATCATCTAATCAAAGAGGCAGTGCAAGGCACAGATATTCAGTTACTTGATCTGACTCATTTGAGTGAGTTTAGAGCAGATGCCCATCCGGCAATTTGGTTAGGAAAAAAGGATGCTGTGTCGATTTGGGGCCAGGACTGCATGCATTGGTGCCTACCTGGTCTTCCCGATACATGGGTTGATATACTGGTGCAACTAATCCATAATAGCTTCGAGACAGGATGA
- the LOC107925480 gene encoding probable sphingolipid transporter spinster homolog 2 isoform X2: MASSLVPLSAPHPSWFTPKRLLVIFCVINMLNYVDRGTIASNGVNGSLGTCTSSGTCTSGSGIQGEFNLNNFEDGVLSSAFMVGLLVASPIFASLAKSVNPFRLIGVGLSVWTLATAGCGFSFNFWSITICRMLVGVGEASFISLAAPFIDDNAPIAQKTAWLAIFYMCIPTGYALGYVYGGLVGTYLNWRFAFWVEAILMLPFAVLGFVMKPLNLKGFAPAESKQALISEEMAVQEVQEALNHSAKPTKEKFSHMFSKMKCTCIDLNQFSRFIKDIKALLVDKVYVVNVLGYCAYNFVLGAYSYWGPKAGYKIYNMSDADLIFGGITIVCGILGTLAGGYVLDLMKSTIPNAFKLLSVTTFLGAIFCFTAFCFQNMYAFLAFFSVGELLVFAIQGPVNYICLHCVNPSLRPLSMAISTVSIHIFGDVPSSPLVGVLQDAINNWRETSLILTSILFPAAGIWFIGIFLHSVDRFNEDSEGQVTEVDRSNATPLLEPRVTETSDSSAS, from the exons ATGGCTAGCAGTTTAGTGCCATTATCAGCTCCACACCCTTCTTGGTTCACCCCCAAAAG GCTGCTAGTCATCTTTTGtgttataaacatgttaaattatgTGGATCGAGGAACAATAGCTAGCAATGGTGTCAATGGGAGTCTGGGAACTTGCACATCCAGTGGTACATGCACTTCTGGTAGTGGAATACA GGGTGAATTCAATTTGAACAATTTTGAAGATGGAGTTCTGTCATCTGCATTTATGGTTGGACTTCTTGTGGCTTCTCCCATATTTGCATCGTTAGCCAAGAG tGTCAATCCATTTAGACTTATTGGAGTTGGCTTGTCTGTATGGACTTTGGCTACAGCTGGTTGTggcttttcattcaatttctGGTCCATCACAATTTGCCGCAT GCTAGTTGGTGTTGGTGAAGCTTCATTTATCAGTCTTGCAGCTCCTTTCATTGATGACAATGCCCCTATTGCTCAG AAAACAGCATGGCTGGCAATATTTTACATGTGTATACCTACTGGATATGCACTTGGCTATGTTTATGGTGGCTTA GTTGGCACTTATTTGAATTGGCGTTTTGCATTCTGGGTGGAAGCCATTTTGATGCTTCCATTTGCTGTTCTGGGTTTTGTTATGAAACCTTTGAATTTGAAAG GTTTTGCTCCTGCTGAATCTAAACAAGCACTGATCTCCGAAGAAATGGCTGTACAGGAAGTCCAAG AGGCTCTAAATCATAGTGCAAAACCCACGAAGGAAAAATTCAGCCATATGTTTTCCAA GATGAAATGCACATGCATTGATTTGAATCAGTTTTCAAGATTCATCAAAGACATAAAAGCACTCTTGGTTGACAAGGTTTATGTCGTCAATGTTTTAG GTTATTGTGCATACAACTTTGTTTTAGGTGCTTATTCTTATTGGGGACCTAAGGCTGGTTACAAAATTTATAATATG AGTGATGCAGACCTGATATTTGGAGGAATAACCATTGTCTGTGGAATATTGGGCACACTAGCAGGAGGCTATGTTCTGGATTTGATGAAATCCACAATCCCCAATGCTTTCAAA CTTCTCTCTGTAACAACATTTTTGGGGGCAATCTTTTGTTTCACTGCCTTTTGTTTTCAGAACATGTATGCTTTCTTAGCTTTTTTCTCAGTTGGTGAACTACTGGTCTTCGCCATTCAG GGTCCTGTAAATTACATATGTCTCCACTGTGTTAACCCGAGTTTGAGGCCATTATCTATGGCTATCTCTACTGTTTCGATTCACATATTTGGTGATGTGCCTTCTTCGCCACTTGTGGGGGTCCTCCAG GACGCTATCAACAATTGGAGAGAAACTTCTCTTATTCTAACATCAATTTTGTTTCCAGCAGCTGGAATATGGTTTATAG GAATATTTCTGCATAGTGTGGATAGATTCAATGAAGATAGTGAAGGACAAGTTACTGAAGTTGATAGATCAAATGCAACACCTTTGCTTGAACCCAGAGTTACAGAAACAAGTGACTCTTCTGCTAGTTGA
- the LOC107925481 gene encoding soluble inorganic pyrophosphatase 6, chloroplastic, producing MAPTTIAAASSCMLLKTPFSLKRGSKALSFNNGRLLSKRLFSCNAIYNSQVRIKREGQPETLNYRVFFEDASGKKISPWHDVPLHLGNGVFNFIVEIPKESSAKMEVATVELYTPIKQDTKKGKLRYYPYNINWNYGLLPQTWEDPSFANSEVEGAFGDNDPVDVVEIGDSRGKIGEILKVKPLAALAMIDEGELDWKIVAISLDDPRASLVDDVNDVEKHFPGTLTAIRNWFRDYKIPDGKPANNFGLGNKAASKEYALKVIKETNESWAKLVKRSIPAGDLSLV from the exons ATGGCACCGACAACCATAGCCGCCGCTTCTTCTTGCATGCTCCTCAAAACACCCTTCTCTTTGAAACGCGGCAGCAAGGCTCTTAGCTTCAACAATGGCAGACTATTGTCCAAAAGATTATTTTCTTGCAATGCCATTTATAACTCCCAGGTGCGGATCAAGCGAGAAGGTCAGCCCGAAACTCTAAACTACAGAGTCTTCTTCGAAGATGCTTCGGGCAAGAAG ATTTCTCCTTGGCATGATGTTCCATTGCATTTGGGAAATGGTGTTTTTAACTTCATTGTTGAGATACCCAAAGAATCAAGTGCAAAAATGGAGGTTGCTACTGTTGAGTTATACACACCCATTAAGCAGGACACAAAGAAGGGCAAGCTTCGATATTACCC CTATAATATAAACTGGAATTATGGATTGCTTCCACAAACATGGGAAGACCCATCTTTTGCAAACTCTGAAGTTGAAGGAGCATTTGGTGATAATGACCCTG TTGACGTTGTTGAGATTGGTGATAGCCGGGGAAAGATTGGTGAAATTCTGAAGGTTAAGCCTTTGGCTGCTTTAGCCATGATTGATGAAGGGGAACTTGACTGGAAAATAGTTGCCATCTCATTAGATGATCCAAGGGCTTCTCTTGTGGATGATGTCAATGATGTTGAGAAGCATTTCCCG GGGACACTGACCGCAATCAGGAATTGGTTTAGAGATTACAAGATCCCTGATGGAAAACCAGCTAACAATTTTGGTCTTGGCAACAAGGCAGCAAGCAAG GAATATGCTCTTAAGGTCATTAAAGAGACTAATGAGTCTTGGGCTAAACTTGTCAAAAGATCGATTCCTGCCGGAGACCTTTCACTTGTATAA
- the LOC107925480 gene encoding probable sphingolipid transporter spinster homolog 2 isoform X1: MASSLVPLSAPHPSWFTPKRLLVIFCVINMLNYVDRGTIASNGVNGSLGTCTSSGTCTSGSGIQGEFNLNNFEDGVLSSAFMVGLLVASPIFASLAKSVNPFRLIGVGLSVWTLATAGCGFSFNFWSITICRMLVGVGEASFISLAAPFIDDNAPIAQKTAWLAIFYMCIPTGYALGYVYGGLVGTYLNWRFAFWVEAILMLPFAVLGFVMKPLNLKGFAPAESKQALISEEMAVQEVQDTEALNHSAKPTKEKFSHMFSKMKCTCIDLNQFSRFIKDIKALLVDKVYVVNVLGYCAYNFVLGAYSYWGPKAGYKIYNMSDADLIFGGITIVCGILGTLAGGYVLDLMKSTIPNAFKLLSVTTFLGAIFCFTAFCFQNMYAFLAFFSVGELLVFAIQGPVNYICLHCVNPSLRPLSMAISTVSIHIFGDVPSSPLVGVLQDAINNWRETSLILTSILFPAAGIWFIGIFLHSVDRFNEDSEGQVTEVDRSNATPLLEPRVTETSDSSAS; encoded by the exons ATGGCTAGCAGTTTAGTGCCATTATCAGCTCCACACCCTTCTTGGTTCACCCCCAAAAG GCTGCTAGTCATCTTTTGtgttataaacatgttaaattatgTGGATCGAGGAACAATAGCTAGCAATGGTGTCAATGGGAGTCTGGGAACTTGCACATCCAGTGGTACATGCACTTCTGGTAGTGGAATACA GGGTGAATTCAATTTGAACAATTTTGAAGATGGAGTTCTGTCATCTGCATTTATGGTTGGACTTCTTGTGGCTTCTCCCATATTTGCATCGTTAGCCAAGAG tGTCAATCCATTTAGACTTATTGGAGTTGGCTTGTCTGTATGGACTTTGGCTACAGCTGGTTGTggcttttcattcaatttctGGTCCATCACAATTTGCCGCAT GCTAGTTGGTGTTGGTGAAGCTTCATTTATCAGTCTTGCAGCTCCTTTCATTGATGACAATGCCCCTATTGCTCAG AAAACAGCATGGCTGGCAATATTTTACATGTGTATACCTACTGGATATGCACTTGGCTATGTTTATGGTGGCTTA GTTGGCACTTATTTGAATTGGCGTTTTGCATTCTGGGTGGAAGCCATTTTGATGCTTCCATTTGCTGTTCTGGGTTTTGTTATGAAACCTTTGAATTTGAAAG GTTTTGCTCCTGCTGAATCTAAACAAGCACTGATCTCCGAAGAAATGGCTGTACAGGAAGTCCAAG ATACAGAGGCTCTAAATCATAGTGCAAAACCCACGAAGGAAAAATTCAGCCATATGTTTTCCAA GATGAAATGCACATGCATTGATTTGAATCAGTTTTCAAGATTCATCAAAGACATAAAAGCACTCTTGGTTGACAAGGTTTATGTCGTCAATGTTTTAG GTTATTGTGCATACAACTTTGTTTTAGGTGCTTATTCTTATTGGGGACCTAAGGCTGGTTACAAAATTTATAATATG AGTGATGCAGACCTGATATTTGGAGGAATAACCATTGTCTGTGGAATATTGGGCACACTAGCAGGAGGCTATGTTCTGGATTTGATGAAATCCACAATCCCCAATGCTTTCAAA CTTCTCTCTGTAACAACATTTTTGGGGGCAATCTTTTGTTTCACTGCCTTTTGTTTTCAGAACATGTATGCTTTCTTAGCTTTTTTCTCAGTTGGTGAACTACTGGTCTTCGCCATTCAG GGTCCTGTAAATTACATATGTCTCCACTGTGTTAACCCGAGTTTGAGGCCATTATCTATGGCTATCTCTACTGTTTCGATTCACATATTTGGTGATGTGCCTTCTTCGCCACTTGTGGGGGTCCTCCAG GACGCTATCAACAATTGGAGAGAAACTTCTCTTATTCTAACATCAATTTTGTTTCCAGCAGCTGGAATATGGTTTATAG GAATATTTCTGCATAGTGTGGATAGATTCAATGAAGATAGTGAAGGACAAGTTACTGAAGTTGATAGATCAAATGCAACACCTTTGCTTGAACCCAGAGTTACAGAAACAAGTGACTCTTCTGCTAGTTGA
- the LOC107925403 gene encoding organ-specific protein P4, with protein sequence MKTLFFFFIFCSFLLYGNLNHARKEPRDYWKSVMKDQPIPAAIQGLLHQDEASAKDSENFVKDFDSRHSFIIYHSNLKHKEEEDKTYVKDLKNQKQHKSDKKNQTEKP encoded by the exons ATGAagactctcttttttttcttcattttctgcTCTTTTCTCCTG TATGGAAATCTCAACCATGCAAGAAAGGAACCAAGGGATTATTGGAAAAGTGTAATGAAGGATCAGCCCATACCAGCAGCAATCCAAGGCCTTTTACATCAAGATGAAGCTTCGGCTAAGGATTCTGAGAACTTTGTCAAGGATTTCGATAGCCGGCATAGCTTTATAATATACCACAGTAATCTGAAgcacaaagaagaagaagataagacTTATGTCAAGGACTTGAAGAATCAGAAACAACATAAATCTGATAAAAAGAACCAGACAGAAAAACCTTGA